A single region of the Epinephelus fuscoguttatus linkage group LG14, E.fuscoguttatus.final_Chr_v1 genome encodes:
- the cdkn3 gene encoding cyclin-dependent kinase inhibitor 3 isoform X2, translating into MRTTEFDSSSEEDEVGEEQLTPFHISWLPLSIVECSQFLGICALPGCRYKEIRRNLERDVEELQNQGVQDVFVFCTRGELHKYRVPSLLEVYWQRGFTVHHMPFPDGDAPELEQCCQILEELQVSLEDNKRTVIHCYGGLGRSGLIAACLLLQLSLTMTANKAIEILREHRGGGAIQTVKQYNFLHEFRERYAAYQESREVCRERSVSR; encoded by the exons ATGAGGACGACTGAGTTTGACTCCTCATCTGAAGAGGACGAGGTTGGAGAGGAGCAGCTGACGCCCTTTCACATCTCATG GTTACCTCTGTCTATAGTGGAGTGCTCGCAGTTTCTTGGCATATGTGCACTACCAG GCTGCAGATACAAAGAGATCCGCAGGAATCTGGAAAGAGATGTTG AGGAGCTCCAGAACCAGGGCGTGCAGGACGTGTTTGTTTTCTGCACCAGAGGCGAGCTTCACAAGTACAGAGTTCCCTCCCTGCTGGAGGTCTACTGGCAGCGAGGCTTCACAGTTCACCACATGCCCTTCCCAGATGGAGATGCTCCTGAGCTGGAGCAGTGCTGCCAGATTCTCGAGGAGCTGCAGGTCAGCCTCGAGGACAACAAGAGGACTGTGATCCA CTGCTATGGAGGCCTGGGACGCTCTGGATTAA ttgctgcctgtctgctgcttcagctCTCTCTGACAATGACAGCAAACAAAGCCATTGAAATCCTCAGGGAGCACCGAGGAGGAGGAGCGATACAAACTGTGAAG CAATACAACTTCCTCCATGAGTTTCGGGAAAGGTACGCGGCCTACCAAGAAAGCAGAGAGGTTTGCAGAGAGCGCTCAGTGTCTCGATGA